A section of the Streptomyces sp. NBC_01591 genome encodes:
- a CDS encoding MFS transporter, with translation MAPIPEGALRPARRSGPVLACVSVCTALVVGFVAAINLAVPQLAASSLKPTSSNLLWIVDAYVVIFACLVIPAGAAGDKLGRKGVLMAGLGIFAFGAVVSAMAPNVAIMLIGRAIAGLGAACVLPNCVGVLLHATAPERRPHALAVWAAATGIGGVVGNVGGGAVLSAGSWRALFEAVALIAACCLAWVARSAPRSARLERTLDLPGTLLFVAAFVALLIGIIEGPELGWGSTVVLIAFACSILLSLCWVRVELRAPHPMLDPRLFRSVALSSAGLGMTITFFGSFGLFYVNASLLQYGRGFSVLQAGLGVIPLTVPLLVGTRYVPGLIRRIGIPATLSAAFALTSAGLLGLSYASTMAYPVYAAGLFVIGLGIMLAAPCLTAQIASALPVERAGITGGLQSATRELGSALGVAVVGTILTAGFTHHLPADLSRHTPLPRTVREALTLAPADHTAVTEAFTHGANTALRASALVVLLAGALVVAGARRAHRTAPR, from the coding sequence ATGGCTCCCATACCGGAGGGCGCTCTGCGCCCGGCGCGGCGGTCCGGCCCGGTGCTCGCCTGCGTGAGCGTGTGCACTGCCCTGGTCGTCGGATTCGTTGCGGCGATCAACCTGGCAGTGCCGCAGCTGGCCGCGAGTTCACTGAAACCGACCTCGTCGAACCTGCTGTGGATCGTCGACGCCTATGTCGTGATCTTCGCCTGCCTGGTCATCCCTGCCGGTGCGGCCGGCGACAAGCTCGGCCGCAAGGGCGTCCTCATGGCGGGGCTCGGAATATTCGCGTTCGGCGCCGTTGTGTCGGCCATGGCGCCGAACGTGGCGATCATGCTGATCGGGCGCGCCATTGCGGGCCTCGGCGCCGCGTGCGTCCTGCCCAACTGCGTCGGCGTCCTCCTGCACGCCACCGCCCCCGAGCGGCGCCCTCACGCGCTGGCCGTCTGGGCGGCGGCCACCGGTATCGGCGGCGTCGTCGGCAACGTCGGAGGCGGCGCGGTGCTGAGCGCGGGCTCCTGGCGCGCGTTGTTCGAGGCGGTCGCCCTCATCGCGGCCTGCTGCTTGGCGTGGGTGGCACGGTCCGCGCCGCGCAGCGCTCGGCTCGAGCGCACCCTCGACCTGCCCGGCACGCTGTTGTTCGTGGCGGCCTTCGTGGCACTGCTGATCGGAATCATCGAAGGGCCCGAACTGGGCTGGGGCAGCACGGTCGTCCTCATCGCCTTCGCCTGCAGCATTCTGCTGAGCCTGTGTTGGGTGCGTGTCGAGCTGCGCGCCCCCCATCCCATGCTCGACCCACGGCTGTTTCGCAGCGTGGCGCTCAGCAGCGCCGGCCTCGGCATGACCATCACATTCTTCGGAAGCTTCGGGCTCTTCTACGTCAACGCCTCACTCCTGCAATACGGGCGCGGCTTCTCCGTCCTGCAGGCAGGGCTCGGGGTCATCCCGCTGACCGTCCCGCTCCTGGTGGGCACCCGCTACGTTCCCGGGCTCATCCGCCGCATCGGCATCCCCGCGACACTCTCCGCGGCCTTCGCGCTCACCAGCGCCGGCCTGCTCGGCCTCTCGTATGCCTCGACCATGGCCTACCCCGTGTACGCGGCCGGTCTGTTCGTCATCGGGCTCGGCATCATGCTGGCCGCGCCCTGTCTGACCGCTCAGATCGCTTCTGCCCTGCCCGTGGAGAGGGCGGGCATCACCGGAGGTCTGCAGTCCGCGACCCGCGAACTGGGCAGCGCTCTGGGTGTGGCTGTCGTCGGCACCATCCTCACAGCCGGGTTCACACACCACCTGCCTGCCGACCTGAGCCGGCACACGCCGCTCCCGCGTACGGTGCGGGAAGCGCTCACGCTGGCCCCGGCCGACCACACCGCCGTCACCGAAGCGTTCACCCACGGCGCCAACACCGCGCTGCGCGCCTCGGCCCTCGTCGTGCTCCTGGCCGGAGCCCTGGTCGTCGCCGGCGCCCGCCGCGCCCACCGGACCGCCCCGCGGTAG
- a CDS encoding TetR/AcrR family transcriptional regulator — protein MVDGSGRGRPRSESARVAVLHAVDDLLVEVGYAALTMKGIAERAGVGRQTVYRWWSNKAEVLYEASAIDARHELSVSGSDDPRKDLKAYLDALVTFLSRSHAGAAYRALMGEAQHDADVAALLASRDILGESAAEVVEAARKSSGTTLSLEQATALLIGPPFFHILSGRSADNIDTEQLAEQFVRTLNHPGT, from the coding sequence ATGGTGGATGGAAGTGGCCGCGGACGGCCCCGCAGCGAAAGCGCACGCGTCGCCGTGCTGCACGCCGTCGACGACCTTCTGGTCGAAGTCGGGTACGCGGCCCTGACCATGAAGGGCATCGCCGAGCGGGCGGGCGTGGGCCGTCAGACCGTGTACCGCTGGTGGTCGAACAAGGCGGAAGTCCTCTATGAGGCCAGCGCTATCGACGCCCGGCACGAACTGTCCGTGTCCGGCAGCGACGACCCCCGCAAGGACCTCAAGGCATATCTCGACGCGCTCGTCACCTTCTTGTCCCGCTCCCACGCAGGCGCGGCCTACCGCGCCCTCATGGGGGAAGCCCAGCACGACGCAGACGTCGCCGCGCTGCTCGCCTCCCGCGACATCCTCGGGGAAAGCGCGGCAGAGGTCGTAGAGGCGGCACGGAAGTCGAGCGGCACCACCCTCTCGCTCGAACAGGCGACCGCACTCTTGATCGGCCCGCCCTTCTTCCACATCCTGTCCGGGCGCAGCGCGGACAACATCGACACCGAGCAGCTCGCAGAGCAGTTCGTGCGCACCCTGAACCATCCGGGGACATGA
- a CDS encoding glycosyltransferase, whose translation MPRVYDMEPLYRSHRLLLAPSAVEDAFPRVITEAALHGVATIGTDRGGIPEAIGDAGSWARVIRNADHEALGMRRWA comes from the coding sequence GTGCCCCGCGTGTACGACATGGAGCCCCTGTACCGCAGCCACCGGCTGCTGCTGGCCCCGTCCGCTGTGGAAGACGCCTTCCCCCGCGTGATCACCGAGGCCGCGCTGCACGGCGTCGCGACCATCGGAACCGATCGGGGTGGAATCCCCGAGGCCATCGGCGACGCGGGCTCATGGGCGCGCGTGATCCGGAACGCTGACCACGAGGCGCTGGGCATGAGGCGCTGGGCATGA
- a CDS encoding LPXTG cell wall anchor domain-containing protein has product MKIRPILATAVAAAVTMPALLLSVTPAFADDKPTAQTQDKPSIAELEKAAAAATAAYDDAVEAESAAKAALEAALSDTSPLAMAAKAAKAVAVEAATAKTVADQAVLDAQAAVDALAETATEEEKTAAATKLTEAKADAETAAAAKTTADVEAVEALDARDDERVAAARKLDQAQKATKAALADKTAADEALAKAKEEGGDDGEDCVPEADLTTVVTGLPSTVVAGTKVVFNLRVTNGTDKTMDEVLPFAYVHATDRSGLKTIDDLVHLQWSSASSSKWKTVDNKHYMDAISPLKAGTHADIKMRLTIDASAPAGNGVTFVAGDYFNDDGTCGGNPDLEGYEFLIAAAGSKPGKVDDAKPSTTEPNTSDLKAQSGAPARRVSGSLAATGSSSAMSQLALASGAAVAIGGGAVFLVRRRKAGSHA; this is encoded by the coding sequence GTGAAGATTCGCCCGATTCTTGCCACAGCTGTTGCCGCCGCAGTGACCATGCCTGCCCTCCTGCTGTCGGTCACCCCCGCGTTCGCCGACGACAAGCCGACAGCGCAGACGCAGGACAAGCCGTCCATCGCGGAGCTGGAAAAGGCCGCTGCCGCCGCGACGGCAGCGTACGACGACGCCGTAGAGGCCGAGAGTGCCGCCAAGGCGGCTTTGGAAGCAGCCCTGTCCGACACCAGTCCTCTGGCCATGGCCGCCAAGGCCGCCAAGGCCGTGGCGGTGGAGGCCGCCACCGCGAAGACGGTCGCCGACCAGGCGGTCCTCGACGCCCAGGCCGCAGTCGACGCCCTCGCGGAGACGGCCACCGAGGAGGAGAAGACCGCTGCCGCGACCAAGCTCACCGAAGCGAAGGCCGACGCCGAGACCGCCGCCGCGGCCAAGACCACCGCCGACGTCGAGGCCGTGGAAGCCTTGGACGCGCGGGACGACGAACGGGTCGCCGCGGCCCGGAAGCTGGACCAGGCGCAGAAGGCCACCAAGGCGGCGCTCGCTGACAAGACCGCCGCCGACGAGGCGCTGGCCAAGGCGAAGGAGGAGGGCGGCGACGACGGTGAGGACTGCGTCCCCGAGGCCGACCTCACCACGGTCGTCACGGGTCTGCCGTCCACCGTCGTCGCCGGCACGAAGGTCGTCTTCAATCTCCGGGTGACCAACGGCACCGACAAGACGATGGACGAGGTGCTCCCGTTCGCCTACGTCCACGCGACCGACCGGAGCGGGCTCAAGACCATTGACGACCTGGTGCACCTGCAGTGGTCCTCCGCCTCGTCCTCGAAGTGGAAGACCGTCGACAACAAGCACTACATGGACGCCATCAGCCCGCTGAAGGCCGGCACCCACGCCGACATCAAGATGCGCCTCACGATCGACGCCTCGGCCCCCGCAGGCAACGGCGTCACCTTCGTCGCCGGTGACTACTTCAACGACGACGGCACCTGCGGCGGGAACCCGGACCTCGAAGGCTATGAGTTCCTGATCGCCGCCGCGGGCAGCAAGCCCGGCAAGGTCGACGACGCCAAGCCCAGCACGACCGAGCCGAACACCTCGGACCTCAAGGCGCAGAGCGGTGCGCCGGCCCGTCGGGTGAGCGGCAGCCTCGCTGCCACGGGCTCGTCCTCCGCGATGTCGCAGCTTGCGCTCGCGAGCGGCGCAGCCGTAGCGATCGGCGGGGGCGCGGTGTTCCTCGTACGCCGTCGCAAGGCCGGCTCACACGCCTGA
- a CDS encoding ABC transporter ATP-binding protein: MRLTVDGLHVTLDDTPVLHDVGLDVLPGQIVGLVGPNGSGKSTLLRAVYRSLRPVAGGVEVGGRDVWRLSSRAAARHAAAVLQDGAGAGGLTVAETVALGRTPHHGVLGRDGESDRRVVAGAMESCGIASLADRDFSALSGGERQRVLLARALAQAPELLVLDELTNHLDIRARFELLGLIRNTGVTTLAVLHDLDLAARLCDGLVVLHHGCVIAAGPVLDVLTPDLFHEVFGVRARAERHPDGVIRVTYEADPLAATRSGATPKDTMVRAARESEHEQQEKGAGAGGAEAVRDT; this comes from the coding sequence ATGAGACTCACTGTGGACGGCCTCCACGTCACCCTCGACGACACCCCGGTCCTGCACGACGTCGGACTTGACGTGTTGCCAGGCCAGATCGTGGGCCTCGTCGGCCCCAACGGGAGCGGCAAGTCCACCCTGCTGCGTGCCGTCTACCGTTCGCTGCGGCCCGTCGCCGGGGGCGTCGAGGTGGGCGGGCGGGATGTGTGGCGGCTCTCCTCGCGGGCCGCAGCCCGGCACGCCGCCGCTGTCCTCCAGGACGGTGCGGGCGCGGGCGGCCTCACCGTCGCCGAGACGGTGGCGCTCGGCCGCACCCCGCACCACGGGGTGCTGGGACGCGACGGCGAGAGCGACCGGCGCGTCGTCGCCGGGGCGATGGAGAGCTGCGGCATCGCGTCGCTCGCCGACCGGGACTTCTCTGCCCTCTCCGGCGGCGAGCGCCAGCGCGTCCTGCTCGCCCGGGCCCTCGCCCAGGCTCCGGAACTCCTCGTCCTGGACGAACTGACCAACCACCTCGACATCCGGGCCCGGTTCGAACTCCTCGGCCTGATCCGGAACACCGGCGTCACGACCCTCGCCGTGCTGCACGACCTCGACCTGGCCGCCCGGCTCTGCGACGGCCTCGTTGTCCTCCACCACGGCTGTGTCATCGCCGCGGGCCCGGTCCTCGACGTCCTCACTCCGGACCTCTTTCACGAGGTCTTCGGGGTCCGCGCCCGCGCCGAACGACACCCGGACGGTGTCATCCGGGTCACGTACGAGGCGGACCCGCTCGCGGCGACTCGATCCGGGGCGACGCCCAAGGACACGATGGTGCGCGCCGCCCGAGAAAGTGAACACGAGCAGCAGGAGAAAGGGGCAGGGGCAGGTGGTGCAGAGGCGGTGCGTGACACCTAG
- a CDS encoding FecCD family ABC transporter permease has translation MVLAVGIGTVNVPVGDVWTVLVHHVTGRGPVDDVALDQIVWQFRTPRVVLAAVVGAGLAVSGAVLQTLVSNPLADPTVLGFSHGASLGAVLVITLGGAGLGGLGVSGAAFVGALLAGMLVFALGQRRGRLAPTRLVLAGVAVGYVLLSATSFVQLRATPNELRGVMFWMLGSVAGARWSQLPTVTAVVALAATLLALFGRRLNALLAGDESATSLGVDVHRTRAVLLVLSALLTGTVIAVAGGIGFVGLMIPHLVRLALGADHRRLLPLSALLGAVYLVLVDLLSRTVNRPNELPLGILTALLGAPFFLWLLRRNKGLDAA, from the coding sequence ATGGTCCTCGCCGTCGGCATCGGCACGGTCAACGTGCCGGTCGGTGACGTGTGGACGGTCCTCGTCCACCACGTCACCGGCCGGGGGCCCGTGGACGACGTCGCCCTCGACCAGATCGTCTGGCAGTTCCGCACCCCGCGTGTCGTCCTCGCGGCGGTCGTGGGGGCGGGACTCGCCGTCTCCGGCGCCGTCCTCCAGACCCTTGTCTCCAACCCGCTCGCCGATCCCACGGTCCTCGGTTTCTCGCACGGAGCTTCGCTGGGCGCGGTCCTCGTGATCACGCTCGGCGGGGCGGGGCTCGGCGGACTCGGCGTCTCCGGAGCGGCGTTCGTGGGGGCACTCCTGGCAGGGATGCTGGTCTTCGCGCTCGGACAACGCAGGGGACGGCTCGCGCCCACGCGGCTCGTGCTCGCCGGGGTCGCGGTCGGCTACGTGCTGCTGTCGGCGACGAGCTTCGTGCAACTGCGGGCCACACCGAACGAGCTGCGCGGCGTCATGTTCTGGATGCTGGGCAGCGTCGCCGGCGCCCGCTGGAGTCAACTGCCCACCGTCACCGCCGTGGTGGCGCTCGCGGCGACGCTGCTCGCCCTCTTCGGGCGGCGCTTGAACGCACTGCTCGCCGGGGACGAGTCGGCGACATCGCTCGGCGTGGACGTGCACCGCACCCGCGCGGTGCTGCTCGTGTTGAGCGCACTCCTGACCGGGACCGTCATCGCCGTCGCGGGCGGCATCGGCTTCGTCGGCCTGATGATCCCGCACCTGGTACGGCTCGCCCTCGGCGCCGACCACCGCAGGCTGCTCCCGCTGAGCGCACTCCTCGGGGCCGTCTACCTCGTACTGGTCGACCTGCTCTCCCGTACCGTCAACCGGCCCAACGAGCTGCCGTTGGGCATCCTCACCGCACTGCTCGGCGCACCGTTCTTCCTCTGGCTGCTGCGCCGCAACAAGGGGCTCGACGCCGCATGA
- a CDS encoding ABC transporter substrate-binding protein produces the protein MPTPRPAAVALATLLCLAAAGCSESDSGSGADGKKTGAAQKASPAARGEYPVTLKNCGLNQKFDKAPSRVVVMNGASVAEVSTLLALGQGDRIVSNQQSYGMSEVPGRAEEIKKLPTGGVKPNDAFDIPREAMIGLRPDFVLSTMSYGFDAKNGFATREQLKEVGARTYVSPEGCGQDNLNMTIDDSYTLLRDMGKAFGVEDRAEKLVATERQNIADVAERVGDAKKPKVMVIFSNMTMGGNDFSSVAAHGIYNDILAKAGGSNAFASASKTSFADLSKEKVAATDVDALVVVSYNDPDPTAYAKKLLKEFPQWPAAKKNKFVVLSDSMYLGPSNDMAVEKIARMLHPEVF, from the coding sequence ATGCCGACACCCAGGCCGGCAGCCGTCGCCCTCGCCACCCTCCTGTGTCTCGCCGCGGCCGGCTGTTCCGAATCGGACTCCGGCTCCGGCGCGGACGGCAAGAAGACGGGCGCCGCCCAGAAGGCGTCCCCCGCCGCGCGGGGCGAGTACCCCGTCACTCTCAAGAACTGCGGGCTGAACCAGAAGTTCGACAAGGCCCCCAGCCGGGTCGTCGTGATGAACGGGGCCTCGGTCGCCGAGGTGTCCACGCTGCTCGCCCTCGGCCAGGGGGACCGGATCGTCTCCAACCAGCAGTCCTACGGCATGTCCGAAGTCCCCGGGCGCGCCGAGGAGATAAAGAAGCTGCCCACGGGCGGGGTGAAGCCGAACGACGCCTTCGACATCCCGCGCGAGGCCATGATCGGTCTGCGTCCCGACTTCGTGCTCTCCACCATGTCCTACGGTTTCGATGCGAAGAACGGCTTCGCCACCCGCGAGCAGCTCAAGGAGGTCGGGGCGCGCACCTACGTCTCGCCCGAGGGCTGCGGCCAGGACAACCTGAACATGACGATCGACGACAGCTACACACTGCTGCGGGACATGGGCAAGGCCTTCGGCGTCGAGGACAGGGCCGAGAAGCTCGTCGCCACCGAACGGCAGAACATCGCCGACGTGGCGGAGAGGGTCGGCGACGCGAAGAAGCCGAAGGTCATGGTCATCTTCTCCAACATGACGATGGGCGGCAACGACTTCAGTTCCGTCGCCGCCCACGGCATCTACAACGACATCCTCGCCAAGGCCGGCGGCAGCAACGCCTTCGCGAGCGCGTCGAAGACCTCCTTCGCCGACCTCAGCAAGGAGAAGGTCGCCGCCACCGACGTGGACGCCCTCGTGGTCGTCAGCTACAACGACCCGGACCCGACGGCATACGCGAAGAAGCTGCTCAAGGAGTTCCCCCAGTGGCCCGCAGCCAAGAAGAACAAGTTCGTGGTGCTGTCCGACTCGATGTACCTCGGCCCCAGCAACGACATGGCGGTCGAGAAGATCGCCAGGATGCTGCACCCCGAAGTCTTCTGA
- a CDS encoding PepSY-associated TM helix domain-containing protein, with product MTETTPAASPPPRQRSAEETAPVEDFTTSAPSNGGGTWSGLRPLLLRLHFYAGILIGPFLLVAAVTGLLYTATPQIESVVYRHELKVTPHGEPKPLTAQVDAAREAIPDGQLVSVTKGAGDSDTTRVTFDVKGLPEGYAQTAFVDPYDAEVRGTLRTFGEWLPVRSWFDGLHRTLNLGDFGRNYSEIAASWLWVEVLGGLVLWLGAPRSRERLRKLFVPRRGPKGRRRTLSWHGAVGLWVSIGFLALSATGLTWSAHAGANIGKIQDSLGGATPSVSSTLGHGTHGGSTGADSGDSSADAATARVDLDEAVRIARSEGLLGKLVISPPADTRSAYVVRENTRHWPEQQDSIAIDPTTGKVTDKLVFDDFPVLAKLTRWGIDAHMGLLFGLANQIVLALIAVALIGMLFWGYRMWWLRRPTRASGTRFGRPPARGAWRRVPGRVMAPLVVAAAVLAYYLPLFGLPLVCFLLGDLAVAQARRRERERTEARAETPKEMAR from the coding sequence ATGACCGAGACCACGCCTGCCGCGTCACCACCGCCCCGGCAACGCTCGGCCGAGGAGACCGCCCCGGTCGAGGACTTCACCACGTCCGCGCCGAGCAACGGCGGCGGCACCTGGAGCGGGCTGCGCCCCCTCCTGCTCCGCCTGCATTTCTACGCGGGCATCCTCATCGGCCCGTTCCTCCTCGTCGCGGCCGTTACCGGACTGCTCTACACGGCCACCCCACAGATCGAGTCCGTCGTCTACCGCCACGAGCTGAAGGTCACCCCGCACGGCGAACCGAAGCCGCTCACCGCTCAGGTGGACGCCGCCCGCGAGGCGATACCCGACGGGCAGCTCGTCTCCGTCACGAAGGGTGCGGGGGACAGCGACACGACCCGGGTCACCTTCGACGTCAAGGGATTGCCCGAAGGCTACGCACAGACCGCCTTCGTCGATCCGTACGACGCAGAGGTGCGCGGCACGCTGCGCACCTTCGGCGAGTGGCTGCCCGTGCGGTCCTGGTTCGACGGTCTGCACCGCACCCTGAACCTCGGCGACTTCGGCCGCAACTACAGCGAGATCGCCGCGAGCTGGCTGTGGGTCGAGGTGCTCGGCGGGCTCGTGCTGTGGCTCGGGGCGCCGCGCAGCCGGGAGCGGCTGCGCAAGCTGTTCGTGCCGCGCCGGGGCCCGAAGGGACGTAGGCGCACGCTGTCCTGGCACGGGGCGGTCGGGCTGTGGGTGTCGATCGGCTTCCTCGCGCTCTCGGCAACCGGGCTGACCTGGTCGGCGCACGCGGGCGCGAACATCGGCAAGATCCAGGACTCGCTGGGCGGGGCGACGCCCTCCGTCTCCTCGACCCTCGGTCACGGCACGCACGGCGGCTCGACGGGGGCGGACTCGGGTGACTCCTCCGCGGATGCCGCCACCGCGAGGGTCGATCTCGACGAAGCCGTCCGCATCGCCCGCTCCGAGGGGCTGCTCGGCAAGCTCGTCATCAGCCCGCCCGCGGACACCAGGAGCGCGTACGTCGTCCGCGAGAACACGCGGCACTGGCCGGAGCAGCAGGACTCGATCGCGATCGACCCGACCACCGGCAAAGTCACGGACAAGTTGGTCTTCGACGACTTCCCCGTCCTCGCCAAGCTCACCCGCTGGGGCATCGACGCCCACATGGGCCTGCTCTTCGGTCTCGCCAACCAGATCGTCCTCGCGCTCATCGCCGTCGCGCTCATCGGGATGCTCTTCTGGGGCTACCGCATGTGGTGGCTACGCAGGCCCACCCGGGCGAGCGGGACGCGGTTCGGCCGTCCGCCGGCGCGGGGAGCCTGGCGCCGGGTGCCGGGCAGGGTCATGGCGCCGCTCGTCGTCGCGGCCGCCGTCCTCGCCTACTACCTGCCGTTGTTCGGGCTGCCCCTGGTCTGCTTCCTGCTCGGAGACCTGGCGGTCGCGCAGGCACGCCGACGCGAGCGCGAGCGCACGGAAGCGCGCGCCGAGACACCGAAGGAGATGGCCCGATGA
- a CDS encoding DUF5134 domain-containing protein: MIAATGLRWILTLLFCALAAYGLWRALAARSHPWTARLAHALHAVMALAMSAMSWSWGMDLPGTPQVVFFSAAAAWFVLIALALPSRTEPRARTLVNALPHAAMTGAMAWMVAAMSSAMSMDATGGGHAHDMPGMDMSAPGATATMTLSDTGDRWSAGLLALVLLALALWWLAKGFDTGRLAPRTASGAASGGAVHAAWDLGCHGLMALGMAVMFVVMV; the protein is encoded by the coding sequence ATGATCGCCGCCACCGGGCTGCGCTGGATTCTGACGCTGCTCTTCTGCGCGCTCGCCGCCTACGGCCTGTGGCGCGCCCTCGCGGCCCGCTCCCACCCATGGACCGCGCGGCTCGCCCACGCTCTGCACGCGGTCATGGCCCTCGCCATGTCGGCGATGTCCTGGTCCTGGGGCATGGACCTGCCCGGCACGCCGCAGGTGGTCTTCTTCTCCGCCGCCGCGGCCTGGTTCGTGCTGATCGCCCTCGCTCTGCCGAGCAGAACCGAACCGCGGGCGCGCACCCTCGTGAACGCACTGCCGCACGCCGCGATGACCGGAGCGATGGCGTGGATGGTCGCCGCGATGTCCTCGGCCATGTCCATGGACGCGACAGGCGGGGGCCACGCGCACGACATGCCCGGGATGGACATGTCGGCCCCGGGCGCGACCGCAACGATGACCCTCAGCGACACCGGCGACCGCTGGAGCGCGGGACTGCTCGCCCTCGTCCTGCTGGCGCTCGCACTGTGGTGGCTCGCGAAGGGCTTCGACACGGGCCGCCTCGCGCCCCGCACGGCGAGCGGCGCGGCCTCGGGCGGCGCGGTGCACGCCGCGTGGGACTTGGGCTGTCACGGGCTGATGGCGCTGGGCATGGCGGTGATGTTCGTCGTGATGGTGTGA